A region of Lycium barbarum isolate Lr01 chromosome 3, ASM1917538v2, whole genome shotgun sequence DNA encodes the following proteins:
- the LOC132631024 gene encoding uncharacterized protein LOC132631024, with translation MTHHVSSIISTTKVHKKEDPGSFTIPYTIGYHDFAHALCYNRASINLMSFVIYKQSGLGMPRPTNMHLQMANRSIKRPLGVVDDVLVRVGEFLYPADFEILDCAVDKDIILGRPFPTTGRALMDSEKNEIKFRVNDEEVTFQTSKRMKLPSAYKSISVIDTIDVVDEAVEFKMEEECLAEALVSILVNFNVDDMEGYVEIVNSLVGIGYYSY, from the coding sequence ATGACTCATCATGTTAGCTCTATTATCTCCACTACCAAGGTTCATAAGAAAGAAGATCCAGGGTCCTTTACTATTCCTTACACTATTGGTTATCATGATTTTGCACATGCTCTCTGTTACAATAGAGCTAGCATAAATTTAATGTCGTTTGTAATTTACAAGCAATCAGGATTGGGGATGCCTAGGCCTACCAACATGCATCTGCAAATGGCTAACAGATCAATAAAGAGGCCacttggggtggttgatgatgttctTGTTCGGGTTGGTGAATTCCTTTATCCGGCAGATTTTGAAATTCTGGATTGTGCAGTTGATAAGGATATTATTTTGGGTAGACCATTCCCTACCACTGGAAGAGCTCTCATGGactcggagaaaaatgaaatcaaattCCGAGTAaatgatgaagaagtgacttttcaaACGAGCAAGAGAATGAAACTACCAAGTGCTTATAAAAGCATTTCTGTGATTGACACGATTGATGTAGTTGACGAAGCAGTcgaattcaaaatggaggaagagtGTCTTGCCGAAGCTCTAGTATCCATCCTTGTTAATTTCAATGTTGATGATATGGAGGGCTATGTGGAGATAGTGAACTCACTTGTAGGGATAGGCTATTACTCTTACTAA